The following proteins come from a genomic window of Noviherbaspirillum sp. L7-7A:
- a CDS encoding glycosyltransferase produces the protein MDLAFWLSLAAFIAVSAVSVDVALGWRRITHLKDVAVPAGAHQPRVSLIVSALNEAGTIEPALRSLLAIDYPDLELIVIDDRSTDATGEIIDRLAARQPRLRALHLRELPPGWLGKNHALSKGAAAASGDYLLFTDADAVFAPSAVARAVAWCEARRVDHLTLFFDLVARPLLLRLMVISFAAAFMGRFRPWKTASSARHHIGIGGFNLVRRTAYETVGGHGAIPLAVLDDMELGRLLKGAGHVQHVLSGEDMVFIEWYRSTPELMRGLEKNVFAGFDYRLSMLAGVTVLVLITRVWPWLALLTTSGPAWWLSLATVTVGLALYLDLLRARKWPLRCLLFAPRVPAIELAIWWRACLLTLLRDGVTWRGTHYPLAQLRAAHRAMAARGK, from the coding sequence ATGGATCTGGCATTCTGGCTGTCGCTGGCCGCATTCATCGCAGTCAGTGCGGTGTCCGTCGACGTTGCGCTGGGCTGGCGCCGCATCACCCACCTGAAGGATGTCGCCGTGCCGGCCGGCGCCCACCAGCCGCGGGTCTCGCTGATCGTGTCAGCACTGAATGAAGCCGGCACCATCGAGCCGGCGCTGCGCTCGCTGCTGGCCATCGACTACCCCGACCTGGAACTGATCGTCATCGACGACCGCTCCACCGACGCCACCGGCGAGATCATCGACAGGCTGGCGGCCCGCCAGCCGCGCCTGCGAGCTCTCCACCTGCGCGAATTGCCGCCCGGCTGGCTGGGGAAGAACCATGCGCTTTCGAAGGGCGCGGCCGCGGCCAGCGGCGACTACCTGCTCTTTACCGATGCCGACGCGGTGTTTGCGCCGAGCGCGGTGGCGCGCGCGGTCGCCTGGTGCGAAGCCAGGCGGGTCGACCACCTGACGCTGTTCTTCGACCTAGTGGCCCGGCCGCTGCTGTTGCGGCTGATGGTGATCAGCTTCGCCGCCGCCTTCATGGGCCGCTTCCGCCCCTGGAAAACCGCCAGCTCGGCGCGCCACCATATCGGCATTGGCGGCTTCAACCTGGTGCGGCGTACGGCCTATGAAACCGTCGGCGGCCATGGCGCGATACCGCTGGCGGTGCTGGACGACATGGAACTGGGTCGCCTACTCAAGGGCGCCGGCCATGTGCAGCATGTGTTGTCGGGCGAGGACATGGTATTCATCGAGTGGTACCGCAGCACGCCGGAACTGATGCGCGGCCTGGAAAAGAATGTGTTCGCCGGCTTTGACTACCGGCTCAGCATGCTGGCCGGCGTCACTGTGCTGGTGCTCATTACCCGGGTCTGGCCATGGCTGGCGCTGCTGACCACCAGCGGCCCTGCCTGGTGGCTCAGCCTGGCTACCGTGACCGTCGGGCTGGCGCTGTACCTGGACTTGCTGCGTGCCCGCAAATGGCCGCTGCGCTGCCTGCTGTTTGCGCCGCGGGTGCCGGCCATCGAGCTGGCCATCTGGTGGCGCGCCTGCCTGTTGACCCTGCTGCGCGACGGCGTGACTTGGCGCGGCACCCACTACCCGCTTGCGCAGCTGAGGGCCGCGCACCGCGCCATGGCCGCACGCGGCAAGTGA
- a CDS encoding DEAD/DEAH box helicase — MSFSSLGLIDPLLRALDTLEYRQPTPVQSQAIPAILAGRDLMAAAQTGTGKTAGFALPLLQRLTMQGPQVAANSVRALVLVPTRELAVQVHDSFIAYGQNLPLRMAIAYGGVSINPQMMKLRRGADVLVATPGRLLDLHRQNAVKFSQLETLVLDEADRMLDLGFARELDAVFAALPKQRQTLLFSATFSDAIREMAGRLLHKPVSVEATPRNTAAKGVKQWMVPVDKKRKTELFLHLMKTKRWKQVLVFVKTKKGADELATALSAHGIAADAIHGDRPQPARLRALERFKSAEVRVLAATDVAARGLDIDDLPQVVNFDLPIVAEDYIHRIGRTGRAGARGDACSLVAADEVQQLAAIEALIKSPLQRIEEPGFVPDHRVPATGAGGRVVKKPKKPKKPKARTPRA; from the coding sequence ATGAGCTTTTCTTCCCTCGGTCTGATCGACCCCCTGCTGCGCGCCCTGGATACGCTGGAATATCGCCAACCCACGCCGGTGCAGTCGCAAGCCATCCCGGCAATCCTAGCAGGGCGCGACCTGATGGCTGCCGCCCAGACCGGCACCGGCAAGACGGCCGGCTTTGCGCTGCCGCTGCTGCAGCGGCTGACCATGCAAGGTCCGCAGGTAGCGGCCAATTCGGTGCGCGCGCTGGTGCTGGTGCCCACCCGCGAGCTCGCTGTCCAGGTCCATGACAGCTTCATTGCCTATGGCCAGAACCTGCCGCTGCGCATGGCGATTGCCTATGGCGGCGTCAGCATCAATCCGCAAATGATGAAGCTGCGCCGCGGCGCGGATGTGCTGGTGGCCACGCCCGGCCGCCTGCTCGACCTGCACCGCCAGAATGCGGTCAAGTTCAGCCAGCTGGAAACCCTAGTGCTGGACGAAGCCGACCGCATGCTCGACCTCGGCTTTGCCCGTGAGCTCGACGCCGTGTTTGCCGCCCTGCCGAAACAGCGCCAGACCCTGCTGTTTTCCGCCACTTTCTCTGACGCGATCCGCGAGATGGCCGGCAGGCTGTTGCACAAGCCGGTGTCAGTCGAGGCGACGCCGCGCAATACCGCGGCCAAGGGCGTGAAGCAGTGGATGGTGCCTGTCGACAAGAAGCGCAAGACCGAGCTGTTCCTGCACCTGATGAAGACAAAGCGCTGGAAGCAGGTGCTGGTATTCGTCAAAACCAAGAAAGGCGCCGACGAGTTGGCCACTGCGCTGTCGGCGCACGGCATTGCCGCCGACGCAATTCACGGCGACCGGCCGCAGCCGGCCCGGCTGCGCGCGCTGGAGCGCTTCAAGAGCGCCGAGGTGCGGGTGCTGGCCGCCACCGATGTCGCCGCCCGCGGCCTGGATATCGACGACCTGCCGCAGGTGGTCAACTTCGACCTGCCCATTGTCGCCGAGGATTACATCCACCGTATCGGCCGCACCGGCCGCGCCGGCGCCCGCGGCGATGCCTGCTCGCTGGTGGCGGCCGACGAAGTGCAGCAGCTGGCGGCGATTGAAGCGCTGATTAAGTCGCCGCTGCAGCGCATCGAGGAGCCTGGCTTCGTGCCCGATCACCGCGTGCCCGCCACCGGCGCCGGCGGGCGCGTGGTCAAAAAACCGAAGAAGCCCAAGAAACCCAAGGCGCGTACGCCACGCGCCTGA
- a CDS encoding NYN domain-containing protein — protein MAAPNDNISMALYCDFENVALGVRDAKYDKFNIRPVLERLLLKGSIVVKKAYCDWDRYKEFKPQMHEASFELIEIPHVRMSGKNSADIRLVVDALDLCYTKSHVNTFVIISGDSDFSPLVSKLRENAKYVIGVGVKDSTSDLLVANCDEFIFIDDLVRESRRAAASRETRQSPAAGRRPAPVEDEHKPKESLEVRKNRAVDLASETFEALMAERGDNGKIWASALKQAIKRRKPDFNEVYFGFRTFGNLLEELQSRGMLEIGRDDKSGSYVYRSSRALAEAANLIPVAAVEATSAEKPEAPGRGRRNDRDQRPRSQREEPAEAAAPAPAWYEPGAQLEPQAAQLPDDQSPEGTQHDTATETAEAQSAFAAPDEAGREQGRRRGARKSARGRQGAGQADSTDAMPAAAAEPETIPEPAAVADAIDSPALPATPEPALASGIDLPVSNAQRRAMRNSRMPARARKAGEVKPAAPEAVLAAANSALPGAPADVADAAGNDGSNGQRRGGRRTKSGAQAKPDTAIDAMPRLDTPQVQEESSAAGDAQQPTPAKKRSSRSTRARKPKADAAAE, from the coding sequence ATGGCTGCACCCAATGACAACATCAGCATGGCCCTGTACTGCGACTTCGAAAACGTCGCGCTCGGCGTGCGCGATGCGAAATACGACAAATTCAACATCCGGCCGGTGCTGGAACGGCTGCTGCTCAAGGGCAGCATCGTGGTTAAAAAAGCCTATTGCGACTGGGACCGCTACAAGGAATTCAAGCCGCAGATGCATGAGGCATCCTTCGAACTGATCGAGATACCCCATGTGCGCATGTCCGGCAAGAACTCGGCCGACATCCGCCTGGTGGTCGATGCGCTCGACCTCTGCTACACCAAGTCGCATGTGAACACCTTCGTCATCATCAGCGGCGACTCCGACTTCTCGCCCCTGGTTTCCAAGCTGCGCGAGAACGCGAAATACGTGATCGGCGTTGGCGTCAAGGATTCCACCTCCGACCTGCTGGTGGCCAACTGCGACGAGTTCATCTTCATTGACGACCTGGTGCGTGAAAGTCGGCGCGCCGCCGCCAGCCGCGAAACCCGCCAGTCTCCGGCCGCCGGACGCCGTCCGGCGCCGGTGGAAGACGAGCACAAGCCCAAGGAAAGTCTGGAAGTGCGCAAGAACCGCGCAGTCGACCTGGCCTCGGAAACCTTCGAGGCCCTGATGGCCGAGCGCGGCGACAATGGCAAGATCTGGGCATCCGCGCTGAAGCAGGCAATCAAGCGCAGGAAGCCCGACTTCAACGAGGTGTACTTCGGCTTTCGCACCTTTGGCAATCTTCTGGAAGAGTTGCAGTCGCGCGGCATGCTGGAGATCGGCCGCGATGACAAGTCGGGTTCCTATGTCTACCGCAGCAGCCGCGCCCTGGCCGAGGCCGCGAACCTGATTCCCGTAGCCGCGGTCGAGGCAACAAGCGCCGAGAAGCCGGAAGCCCCGGGCCGTGGGCGCCGCAATGACCGTGATCAGCGCCCTCGTTCCCAGCGCGAGGAACCGGCGGAAGCCGCAGCGCCGGCGCCAGCCTGGTATGAGCCTGGTGCGCAACTGGAACCGCAGGCAGCACAGCTGCCTGACGACCAGTCGCCAGAAGGCACGCAGCACGACACGGCAACGGAAACAGCCGAGGCGCAGTCCGCATTTGCTGCCCCTGACGAGGCAGGCAGGGAACAGGGACGTCGGCGCGGCGCCCGCAAGTCCGCGCGTGGCCGGCAAGGTGCAGGCCAGGCGGATTCGACGGATGCCATGCCAGCAGCAGCTGCTGAACCAGAGACCATTCCAGAGCCAGCCGCGGTCGCCGATGCCATCGACTCGCCGGCGCTTCCGGCCACGCCAGAGCCTGCATTGGCTTCAGGCATCGATTTGCCGGTTAGCAACGCACAGCGCCGCGCCATGCGCAACAGCCGGATGCCTGCACGCGCCAGAAAAGCAGGCGAAGTCAAGCCTGCCGCCCCGGAAGCTGTACTGGCAGCTGCGAACAGCGCTTTACCAGGCGCACCTGCCGATGTTGCCGATGCTGCCGGAAACGATGGCAGCAACGGGCAGCGCCGCGGCGGCCGTCGCACCAAGTCAGGCGCCCAGGCCAAGCCGGACACGGCGATTGATGCCATGCCGCGACTGGACACGCCGCAAGTTCAGGAAGAAAGCAGTGCGGCTGGAGACGCGCAGCAGCCGACGCCGGCAAAGAAACGCAGCAGCCGCTCAACCCGTGCCCGCAAGCCTAAAGCGGACGCAGCGGCCGAATAG
- a CDS encoding NAD-dependent succinate-semialdehyde dehydrogenase: MESINPHTGLKIRSFETQSDQVSDQLLQRAADTFLNWRKSSFADRAKLVRSAAALLRERKNTLAELMAQEMGKVLRDGVAEVEKCADCCDFYAENAYRFLQKQVVESDAEESYVAYDPLGVVLAVMPWNFPFWQVFRFAAPALMAGNVGVLKHASNVSGCALAIQDIFRDAGFPEHAFTVLLVESARVERLIRHSLISAVTLTGSTPAGRSVAGIAGSELKKTVLELGGSDAYLVLEDADLDMAVETCVKSRLINAGQSCIAAKRFIVVKPLFRQFEQRYLEKFQAIRFGDPMDAATDIGPMARADLRDQVHEQVMQSVQQGARLLTGGVVPEGSGAYYPPTVLSDVRPGMTAFDDEIFGPVAALIEAEDEQHAVALANQSVFGLGAAVFTADKARADRIARELQAGSVFVNALVKSDPRLPFGGVKQSGYGRELSWFGIQEFVNIKTVYHAGTMPKPGPDQGAGGAGAQD; encoded by the coding sequence ATGGAAAGCATAAACCCGCACACCGGGCTGAAAATCAGATCTTTTGAAACGCAGAGCGATCAAGTTAGTGACCAGTTGTTGCAGCGGGCTGCTGACACATTCCTCAATTGGCGTAAATCTTCTTTTGCTGACCGCGCCAAGTTGGTGCGCAGTGCGGCTGCGCTTTTGCGTGAAAGAAAAAATACGCTGGCTGAATTGATGGCGCAGGAAATGGGCAAGGTATTACGGGACGGCGTCGCCGAAGTGGAGAAATGTGCTGATTGCTGTGATTTTTATGCCGAAAATGCCTATCGCTTTCTACAAAAGCAAGTAGTGGAAAGCGATGCAGAGGAAAGTTACGTTGCTTACGATCCGCTAGGCGTGGTGCTGGCAGTAATGCCCTGGAATTTTCCATTCTGGCAAGTGTTCCGGTTTGCCGCGCCTGCCTTAATGGCAGGCAATGTGGGTGTCCTCAAACATGCATCCAATGTATCGGGCTGCGCGCTGGCCATTCAGGATATTTTCAGGGACGCCGGTTTTCCCGAGCATGCATTCACCGTGCTGCTCGTTGAGAGCGCGCGGGTGGAGCGGTTGATACGCCATTCGCTAATCAGCGCGGTGACTCTGACGGGAAGTACGCCAGCCGGCAGATCGGTGGCCGGCATCGCCGGGTCAGAATTGAAAAAAACCGTGTTGGAACTTGGCGGCAGCGACGCCTACCTGGTTTTGGAAGACGCCGACCTCGACATGGCGGTGGAAACCTGCGTGAAGAGCCGCCTGATCAATGCGGGCCAAAGCTGCATCGCCGCAAAACGCTTCATTGTCGTCAAGCCGTTGTTTCGGCAATTCGAGCAGCGCTATCTGGAAAAATTTCAGGCGATCCGCTTTGGCGACCCGATGGATGCGGCCACCGATATCGGGCCGATGGCGCGAGCCGATCTGCGCGATCAGGTGCATGAGCAGGTCATGCAGAGCGTACAGCAGGGCGCCCGGCTGTTGACCGGTGGCGTGGTGCCGGAGGGGTCCGGCGCCTATTATCCACCTACGGTGCTGTCGGATGTGCGACCGGGCATGACTGCCTTCGATGACGAAATCTTCGGGCCGGTGGCGGCTTTGATTGAAGCAGAGGACGAGCAGCATGCGGTCGCTCTGGCAAACCAGTCGGTGTTTGGCCTCGGCGCAGCGGTCTTCACAGCCGACAAGGCGCGTGCCGACCGGATTGCGCGTGAGCTGCAGGCAGGGAGCGTGTTTGTGAATGCGCTGGTCAAATCCGACCCGCGCCTGCCGTTTGGCGGCGTCAAGCAGTCGGGTTACGGACGCGAGCTGTCCTGGTTCGGCATCCAGGAATTCGTCAACATCAAGACGGTCTACCATGCCGGCACCATGCCGAAACCGGGGCCGGATCAGGGCGCCGGCGGGGCAGGTGCGCAGGACTGA
- a CDS encoding H-NS histone family protein: protein MATYKEIQAKIEDLQKQAAAQRESELGAAIQRIKEMMSEYGITVADLQSSKKSGSKKSSVVQFRNSETGDTWSGRGRMPNWLSGKDKEQFRV, encoded by the coding sequence ATGGCCACTTATAAAGAAATACAAGCGAAGATCGAAGACCTGCAAAAACAGGCAGCTGCACAGCGTGAAAGCGAATTGGGCGCAGCGATTCAGCGCATCAAGGAAATGATGTCGGAATATGGCATTACGGTAGCGGATCTCCAGTCTTCGAAAAAGAGCGGTTCGAAAAAGTCCAGCGTTGTTCAATTCCGCAATAGCGAAACTGGCGACACCTGGAGCGGACGCGGCAGAATGCCGAACTGGCTGTCCGGCAAAGACAAGGAACAGTTCCGCGTCTGA
- a CDS encoding carboxy terminal-processing peptidase produces the protein MKKQLLITLLAGLTVAAQAAPLAPAQQQAQAANLSAQILTRHHYRAVPLDDAMSQKIFDRYLKMLDPEHLFFLQTDLAQFASLRSRLDDAIFQEDLKVPFDIFNLYQQRVSERLGYARELLKQDFDFSQNEVYQYQRDKEPWPASQEEMRDLWRKRVKGDWLRLKLAGKDDKFIRSTLDKRYASNIARVEKYKAEDVFQVFMDSYATSIEPHTDYMSPTASADFDIAMSLSLVGIGAVLQEREEYTTIRDLVPGGPAALSSKLKVGDRIVAVGQGADGAMTDIVGWRVNDVVGLIRGAKDTTVRLDVLPADAGPDAKTRRIALTRNKISLERQAAKKSVIQVKEGTATRQVGVITLPMFYQDIEARRRGDKEFKSAARDVARLLDELKKDKIDSVLIDLRNNGGGSLDEAIELTSIFTGVGPVLQERNSRGDIKVDSAKAPRAVWNGTMGVLINRGSASASEIFAAAIQDYGRGVVIGEPSFGKGTVQTVINLDQMARNEKPQFGELKMTIAQFFRINGGTTQLRGVVPDIKFPTVSDTEQFGESSYDNALPWTQIKPAGYTPLGDLSRLLPVLESRHANRIAKDKDFQYLLEDLREVQEQRGKRQLSLNEAERRREREVREARLKQREEGKDAEAASKGGKTARQAAARKIVPQDAGLQAGERSLSEELADEKAQKEAKDVWLDEAARIVGDTAALLKAEPKLAARNSPSGSSPGIAETGKR, from the coding sequence ATGAAGAAGCAACTGCTCATTACACTGCTGGCCGGTCTCACCGTGGCGGCACAAGCCGCGCCATTGGCGCCGGCACAGCAACAGGCGCAGGCGGCCAATCTTTCCGCGCAGATTCTCACCCGCCATCACTACCGGGCAGTACCGCTGGATGATGCGATGTCCCAGAAGATCTTCGATCGCTACCTGAAGATGCTGGATCCGGAGCATCTGTTCTTCCTGCAGACCGACCTGGCGCAGTTTGCCTCGTTGCGCTCACGGCTGGACGATGCGATCTTTCAGGAAGACCTGAAGGTACCATTTGATATCTTCAATCTCTACCAGCAACGCGTGAGCGAGCGGCTTGGCTACGCCCGTGAACTGCTGAAGCAGGATTTCGATTTCTCCCAGAACGAGGTCTACCAGTACCAGCGCGACAAGGAACCATGGCCCGCGAGCCAGGAAGAAATGCGCGACCTGTGGCGCAAGCGGGTCAAAGGTGACTGGCTGCGCCTGAAACTGGCCGGCAAAGATGACAAGTTCATCCGTTCCACGCTCGATAAGCGCTATGCAAGCAATATCGCGCGCGTGGAAAAATACAAGGCCGAAGACGTGTTTCAGGTCTTCATGGATTCGTATGCCACCTCCATCGAGCCGCATACCGACTATATGAGCCCGACGGCATCGGCCGACTTTGACATCGCCATGAGCCTGTCGCTGGTCGGCATTGGCGCGGTGCTGCAGGAGCGGGAGGAATACACCACCATCCGCGACCTTGTCCCTGGCGGCCCGGCAGCGCTGTCGAGCAAGCTCAAGGTGGGCGACCGCATCGTAGCCGTTGGGCAAGGCGCCGATGGCGCAATGACAGACATCGTTGGCTGGCGCGTCAACGACGTGGTTGGCCTGATCCGCGGCGCCAAGGACACCACCGTACGGCTCGATGTGCTGCCAGCGGACGCCGGCCCCGATGCCAAGACCCGTCGCATTGCCCTGACACGCAACAAGATCAGCCTGGAGCGCCAGGCCGCGAAGAAGTCGGTGATCCAGGTCAAGGAAGGAACGGCCACGCGCCAAGTCGGCGTGATCACCCTGCCGATGTTTTACCAGGACATCGAAGCCCGCCGACGTGGCGACAAGGAATTCAAGAGCGCTGCGCGCGACGTTGCCCGCCTGCTCGACGAACTGAAGAAGGACAAGATAGACAGCGTGCTGATCGACCTGCGCAACAATGGCGGCGGCTCGCTCGATGAAGCCATCGAGCTGACCAGCATCTTCACCGGCGTCGGCCCTGTGCTGCAGGAGCGCAATTCGCGCGGCGACATCAAGGTCGACAGCGCCAAGGCGCCGCGCGCGGTCTGGAACGGCACCATGGGCGTGCTGATCAACCGTGGCTCGGCGTCGGCCTCGGAGATCTTCGCCGCTGCGATCCAGGACTACGGACGCGGCGTGGTAATCGGGGAACCCAGCTTCGGCAAGGGCACGGTGCAGACCGTGATCAATCTCGACCAGATGGCGCGCAATGAAAAGCCGCAGTTCGGCGAACTGAAAATGACGATCGCCCAGTTCTTCCGTATCAATGGCGGCACTACTCAGCTGCGCGGCGTGGTGCCGGACATCAAGTTCCCCACCGTCTCCGACACTGAGCAGTTCGGCGAGTCCAGCTACGACAACGCACTACCGTGGACCCAGATCAAGCCGGCTGGCTACACACCTTTGGGCGACCTGTCGCGGCTGCTGCCGGTGCTGGAAAGCCGTCACGCCAACCGGATTGCCAAGGACAAGGACTTCCAGTACCTGCTGGAAGACCTGCGCGAAGTGCAGGAGCAGCGCGGCAAGCGCCAGCTTTCCCTGAATGAAGCGGAGCGCCGCCGCGAACGTGAAGTGCGCGAGGCGCGCCTGAAGCAGCGCGAGGAGGGCAAGGACGCCGAAGCCGCGTCCAAGGGCGGCAAGACCGCCCGCCAGGCCGCTGCCAGAAAGATCGTCCCGCAGGATGCGGGTCTGCAGGCTGGCGAACGCAGCCTCAGCGAAGAACTGGCGGACGAAAAGGCGCAGAAGGAAGCCAAGGACGTGTGGCTCGATGAAGCTGCCCGGATCGTCGGCGACACCGCCGCGCTGCTAAAGGCGGAACCAAAACTGGCTGCGCGCAACAGCCCTTCAGGCAGCTCTCCTGGCATTGCGGAAACGGGCAAGCGTTAA
- a CDS encoding DUF2279 domain-containing protein → MAFVFTAFPERLPMHHSASPGALSCFRLSLAVALVWLAACSAHAQEPVSLEPDLRWRPSNLQQDCARRTAACVAVDGTGSRSGPPEIDSEQLRRRNLALIVASSLSVGLYGWKKWWGNGFSSHFNSRNEHWFGRQTYAGGADKLGHFFMNYAGTRLMTKAFNWVGNDPATSLDMAAWLTLGIFTGVEVLDGYAKKWHFSKEDALINAAGVAAGVLMESRPGLDKLIDLRILYQPSRENGRRFEPFGDYSGQTYLLVAKASGVEALRHHPVLRYVEVAVGYRARGYSDVGGRLVEVGTRSLYAGVSLNLSELLGQTVFRQQHGTAQAVADTVLEYVQVPGTAVLGRIGLDD, encoded by the coding sequence ATGGCTTTCGTATTTACGGCGTTCCCAGAGCGCTTACCAATGCATCATTCTGCTTCACCCGGGGCGCTTTCCTGCTTTCGCCTGTCCCTTGCTGTTGCGCTTGTCTGGCTGGCGGCATGTTCTGCCCATGCCCAGGAGCCTGTGTCGCTCGAGCCGGACCTACGCTGGCGGCCGAGCAACCTACAGCAAGACTGCGCGCGCCGCACGGCTGCCTGTGTGGCGGTGGACGGCACCGGAAGCCGGAGCGGGCCTCCGGAAATTGACAGCGAGCAACTGCGACGACGCAATCTCGCATTAATCGTTGCAAGCAGCCTGTCAGTTGGCTTGTATGGATGGAAGAAATGGTGGGGCAATGGCTTCAGCAGCCACTTCAATTCCCGAAACGAGCACTGGTTCGGCCGGCAAACCTATGCCGGAGGTGCCGACAAGCTGGGCCATTTCTTCATGAACTATGCTGGCACGCGGCTGATGACCAAGGCATTTAACTGGGTTGGGAATGATCCCGCCACGTCGCTCGATATGGCGGCATGGCTGACACTGGGCATTTTCACGGGGGTCGAGGTGCTGGATGGCTATGCGAAGAAATGGCACTTCAGCAAGGAGGATGCGTTGATCAATGCAGCAGGCGTGGCCGCCGGCGTGCTGATGGAGTCACGGCCCGGGCTGGACAAGCTCATCGACCTACGGATTCTGTACCAGCCCTCTAGGGAGAATGGCCGTCGGTTCGAGCCCTTTGGCGATTATTCAGGTCAGACCTATCTGCTGGTTGCCAAGGCAAGCGGCGTGGAGGCGCTGCGTCATCACCCGGTTCTGCGCTATGTCGAAGTGGCGGTAGGCTATCGGGCGCGCGGCTATTCCGACGTTGGCGGCCGTCTGGTAGAGGTCGGCACACGCAGCCTGTACGCCGGTGTTTCCCTGAACTTGTCGGAACTGCTTGGGCAGACCGTTTTCCGCCAGCAGCACGGTACGGCGCAGGCAGTAGCCGATACCGTGCTGGAGTATGTCCAGGTACCCGGCACTGCCGTGCTTGGCCGTATCGGCCTGGATGACTAA
- a CDS encoding SRPBCC family protein, translated as MARIQQSVDISVPARVAYNQLTQFEDYPRFMQEVESAQQVDDTHVRWTTRVGQQKRDWNSEIIEQQPDQCIAWRNLDGPINTGRVDVEALGENGARVTFTLEADGAHSGTEGDHAMAKQVQEDLQRLKQMMEGQGHETGAWRGEVHGGQVTGGESGAAAGPAGSGSLSENALSKEMDRNNADGRFNVAEEVNLDQQSDAVRHAGNLPHQSTEGYGDMGTNEAMKNALQGEGTPAADKEKLDDSIKRAVPPSN; from the coding sequence ATGGCAAGAATCCAGCAATCGGTTGATATCAGCGTGCCGGCGCGCGTCGCCTATAACCAGCTGACCCAGTTCGAGGACTATCCCCGCTTCATGCAGGAGGTCGAATCAGCGCAGCAAGTCGACGACACCCATGTGCGCTGGACCACCCGTGTAGGCCAGCAAAAGCGTGATTGGAATTCCGAAATCATCGAGCAGCAGCCTGACCAGTGCATCGCATGGCGCAACCTGGACGGACCGATCAACACCGGCCGGGTCGATGTCGAAGCACTGGGCGAGAACGGCGCCCGCGTAACCTTCACCTTGGAAGCCGATGGCGCACATTCCGGCACCGAAGGTGATCATGCGATGGCGAAACAGGTGCAGGAAGACCTGCAGCGCCTGAAACAGATGATGGAAGGCCAGGGCCATGAAACCGGCGCCTGGCGCGGCGAAGTGCATGGCGGCCAAGTCACCGGCGGCGAAAGCGGCGCTGCGGCAGGCCCAGCCGGGTCAGGCAGTTTGTCGGAAAATGCATTGTCGAAAGAGATGGACCGGAATAATGCCGATGGCCGTTTCAATGTCGCGGAAGAGGTCAACCTCGATCAGCAGTCCGATGCTGTCCGCCATGCAGGCAACCTGCCGCATCAAAGCACGGAAGGCTATGGCGACATGGGCACGAACGAGGCAATGAAGAATGCGTTGCAGGGAGAGGGAACACCTGCCGCCGACAAGGAGAAGCTGGACGATTCGATCAAACGCGCAGTGCCGCCCTCCAATTGA